One part of the Clostridium thermosuccinogenes genome encodes these proteins:
- a CDS encoding CocE/NonD family hydrolase: MCDKTTEMIDFVRSSYRQDVYPATYEMDDIKEVMVPMRDGTKLRTVICSPKGEGSWPVLFVRTPYPMYEFFKAHGEEYAKRGFIYVFQFCRGTVGSEGTWEPNINEPNDGIDSVNWLAQQSWCASIGIHGVSYMALTGWIIADKLPEKVKALYLCHYGVDRYLSAYKDGLFRHDILTGWAMTNAGKHITDDFKTDYIKACLYRPHIKVDEDLWGIKLGWYRDWITHTDYDCEYWQRGFWGKLREIPEKINIPICIVGGWFDHHLEGTVLGYEKLSNDTKKYSRLIVGGWDHDFKPSIPGHKSKSAYFNLNSDMFNWFDKILRKNILPEPEIKTYIIGDDIWGQWESWPIQPNAIKTLYLTTNRHSEFDAYVLSHEKSDVAKTIKYQYDPLNPVFTNGGETIFVSAERRGSLLQEKPGYRDDVISFVSDVLTEDILVVGNINVKLFVSSDCEDTCFTAKIMEVFPNGDAYNLRTGITTMAYRNNSPKRISYVPGDIEEINIKTLPITWKISAGSRIRIDISSSDFPQYAIHSNYKGIWSTHDKTKIANQILHTGGKYDSSIQLPII, encoded by the coding sequence TTGTGTGATAAAACCACTGAGATGATAGATTTCGTTAGAAGCAGCTATAGACAGGATGTATATCCAGCTACTTATGAAATGGATGATATAAAAGAGGTTATGGTTCCCATGAGGGATGGGACTAAATTGAGGACAGTAATATGCTCTCCCAAAGGCGAGGGGTCATGGCCGGTTCTATTTGTGAGAACCCCTTATCCTATGTATGAATTTTTCAAAGCTCATGGAGAGGAATATGCTAAAAGAGGATTCATATATGTTTTTCAGTTCTGCCGGGGTACAGTAGGGTCAGAAGGTACATGGGAGCCGAATATCAATGAACCCAATGACGGTATTGATAGTGTGAATTGGTTGGCACAGCAAAGCTGGTGTGCATCAATAGGGATTCACGGTGTTTCCTACATGGCGTTGACGGGTTGGATAATTGCAGATAAATTGCCTGAAAAAGTTAAGGCTTTATATCTGTGTCACTATGGTGTTGACCGCTATCTATCTGCATATAAAGATGGTCTATTTAGACATGATATTTTAACAGGGTGGGCAATGACAAATGCAGGCAAGCATATCACCGACGATTTTAAAACAGATTATATAAAAGCATGCCTATATCGTCCTCATATAAAGGTGGATGAAGACTTATGGGGAATCAAATTAGGCTGGTACAGGGATTGGATTACCCATACTGACTATGACTGTGAGTACTGGCAAAGGGGATTTTGGGGTAAATTAAGAGAGATACCTGAAAAGATAAATATACCTATATGCATTGTCGGAGGTTGGTTTGATCATCATTTGGAGGGTACGGTTTTAGGTTATGAGAAATTAAGTAATGATACAAAAAAATACAGCAGATTAATCGTGGGAGGATGGGATCATGACTTTAAACCCTCTATTCCCGGACATAAAAGTAAGAGTGCATATTTTAATCTAAATTCAGATATGTTTAATTGGTTTGATAAAATTTTGAGGAAAAACATATTACCTGAACCGGAGATAAAAACCTACATAATTGGCGATGATATCTGGGGTCAGTGGGAGAGCTGGCCAATACAGCCTAATGCAATAAAAACTCTGTATTTAACCACCAATAGACATTCTGAATTTGATGCTTATGTTTTATCTCATGAAAAATCTGATGTTGCGAAAACAATAAAATACCAATATGATCCGCTGAATCCCGTGTTTACCAATGGGGGAGAGACAATCTTCGTGTCTGCTGAAAGAAGGGGAAGTTTACTACAGGAGAAGCCGGGATATAGAGACGATGTTATAAGTTTTGTATCCGATGTGCTGACTGAGGATATTCTGGTGGTTGGCAATATTAATGTCAAACTTTTTGTAAGCTCCGACTGCGAAGATACGTGTTTTACAGCTAAAATTATGGAAGTTTTTCCTAATGGGGATGCATATAATCTTAGAACCGGCATTACCACAATGGCTTATAGAAATAATTCACCAAAGAGAATATCATATGTGCCTGGAGATATAGAAGAGATAAACATTAAGACCCTACCTATTACCTGGAAGATTAGTGCAGGTTCAAGAATTCGCATAGATATTTCATCCTCCGATTTTCCTCAATATGCAATTCATTCCAATTACAAAGGTATATGGTCAACTCATGATAAGACTAAAATAGCTAATCAAATATTGCATACTGGTGGTAAATATGATTCTTCAATTCAATTGCCCATAATATAA
- a CDS encoding AtuA-related protein → MKLRHIAHSRAGDKGNISNISLIVYNMEDYKIIEKQVTAEKVKNWFSEIIEGDVKRYELPKLGALNFVLEKALGGGVTRTLALDAHGKSLSSALLEMEIEYEKD, encoded by the coding sequence GTGAAGCTTAGGCATATTGCTCATTCGAGAGCTGGAGACAAAGGCAATATTTCAAATATATCCCTAATTGTATACAATATGGAAGATTATAAGATAATTGAAAAACAGGTAACTGCCGAAAAAGTAAAAAACTGGTTTTCTGAAATAATTGAAGGAGATGTAAAGAGATATGAACTGCCTAAGTTAGGCGCTCTAAATTTTGTATTGGAAAAGGCATTGGGAGGAGGAGTTACAAGAACCCTTGCTTTGGATGCACATGGAAAGAGTCTAAGCTCAGCATTATTGGAAATGGAAATTGAATATGAAAAAGATTAG
- a CDS encoding acyclic terpene utilization AtuA family protein produces the protein METIRIGSGAGYAGDRIEPALDLIEYGNLDYIVFECLAERTIALAQLQKLEDPDKGYNDLLEYRMEKVLPACFRNKVKIITNMGAANPIAAARVIKRMASDMGIKGLKIAVIIGDDILDCIDKYLNYPLLETGEKLSTIYPKIISANAYIGADGIVEALQHGADIVIGGRIADPSLFLGPIMYEFGWAKDCYDLIGKGILAGHLLECSSQITGGYFADPGYKDVPELWNIGFPIAEISKEGEIVVTKLEGTGGMVTPSICKEQILYEIHNPSSYITPDGIADYSQVEVKEIAKNKVLVQGATGRKGNGLYKVSIGYKDCYIGEGEISYGGPGALERARLAGEIIKKRLEYLKVPLDELRIDYIGLNSLYQDTLGMYLAHGKNDFPEVRLRVAARTSCKTDAEIVGNEVESLYLNGPAGGGGARKYVRDIVSIASIFIQRRDIKIDVLYEEA, from the coding sequence TTGGAGACTATAAGAATTGGGTCAGGTGCAGGCTATGCGGGAGATAGAATAGAGCCTGCTCTTGATCTGATTGAATATGGAAATTTAGATTATATAGTATTTGAATGCTTAGCAGAAAGAACCATAGCTCTGGCTCAGCTACAGAAGCTTGAAGACCCTGACAAAGGATATAACGATTTATTGGAATATAGAATGGAAAAAGTTTTACCGGCGTGTTTCAGGAATAAGGTGAAGATTATAACCAACATGGGTGCTGCTAACCCAATTGCAGCTGCAAGGGTCATTAAAAGAATGGCTTCAGATATGGGGATAAAAGGTTTAAAAATTGCTGTCATCATAGGAGATGATATTTTAGATTGTATTGACAAATATTTGAATTATCCTTTATTGGAGACAGGTGAAAAGCTATCGACTATATACCCAAAAATAATATCTGCCAACGCGTATATTGGAGCTGATGGAATTGTAGAGGCCTTGCAGCATGGTGCTGATATTGTTATTGGAGGCAGAATCGCAGATCCGTCTTTATTTTTGGGACCCATTATGTATGAGTTTGGATGGGCAAAGGATTGTTATGACCTGATAGGCAAAGGAATACTTGCAGGCCACCTGCTGGAGTGTTCATCCCAAATAACGGGAGGTTACTTTGCAGATCCTGGCTACAAGGATGTTCCGGAATTATGGAATATAGGATTTCCTATTGCTGAGATCAGCAAGGAAGGAGAAATTGTTGTAACCAAGCTTGAAGGGACAGGAGGAATGGTTACTCCATCTATCTGTAAAGAACAAATATTATATGAAATACATAATCCATCAAGCTATATAACTCCTGATGGAATTGCTGATTATTCTCAGGTAGAAGTAAAAGAAATTGCCAAAAATAAGGTGCTGGTTCAAGGAGCTACGGGAAGGAAAGGAAATGGACTATATAAGGTGAGCATCGGATACAAGGATTGCTACATCGGGGAAGGGGAGATAAGTTACGGTGGCCCGGGAGCTTTGGAAAGAGCACGATTAGCAGGAGAAATCATTAAAAAAAGGCTGGAATATCTTAAAGTGCCCTTGGATGAGCTCAGAATTGACTATATAGGTTTGAACTCCCTTTATCAGGATACACTGGGCATGTATCTGGCTCATGGAAAGAATGATTTTCCAGAAGTAAGGCTCAGGGTGGCGGCCAGGACGAGCTGTAAAACTGATGCTGAAATAGTTGGGAATGAAGTAGAATCACTTTATTTGAATGGCCCAGCAGGTGGCGGGGGAGCAAGAAAGTATGTTAGAGATATTGTATCCATTGCATCTATCTTTATCCAGCGCCGGGACATAAAAATTGATGTCCTATATGAGGAGGCATAA
- a CDS encoding MBL fold metallo-hydrolase, which yields MNFRNENINEQGFIYGKWMTAPGTYTISFGNVHCYLMIGTEQALLFDTAYGVGNIRAFVEEITDKPIIVVNSHGHYDHTGGNPWWDTVYAGPGAEKTMKKAFTDEMQQIHNSRPYPDYKVNTVREGHVFDLGQRKVEVIEIPAHHESSIALLDRDNRALYTGDELEAGQVLLFVRNQPLPYKEVVSSHLQNMRKLKKRAEEFDTIYPAHNGPQLHPSYLDDFIGLSEAILEDRANIMPDLAGFGFPPSVPDGVFGKHGVLERAQYKKASFIYEKSK from the coding sequence ATGAATTTTAGAAATGAGAACATCAATGAGCAAGGTTTCATTTACGGCAAGTGGATGACAGCACCAGGAACATACACCATATCCTTTGGCAATGTGCATTGTTATCTTATGATAGGCACGGAGCAGGCATTGCTGTTTGATACAGCATATGGGGTCGGAAATATACGTGCATTTGTAGAGGAAATCACTGACAAGCCTATAATCGTGGTCAATTCCCATGGGCATTATGATCACACTGGGGGCAATCCATGGTGGGATACAGTTTATGCAGGACCAGGTGCTGAAAAAACTATGAAAAAGGCATTTACCGATGAAATGCAACAGATTCACAACAGCAGACCATATCCAGACTACAAAGTAAATACGGTCAGGGAGGGGCATGTATTTGATTTGGGCCAGCGCAAGGTGGAAGTCATTGAAATACCAGCTCACCATGAAAGCAGTATAGCCCTGTTGGATAGGGATAATAGAGCATTGTATACAGGTGATGAACTGGAAGCAGGTCAGGTACTATTATTTGTACGGAATCAGCCATTGCCCTATAAAGAGGTAGTGTCATCACATTTACAAAACATGCGGAAACTGAAAAAACGGGCTGAAGAGTTCGATACCATCTATCCTGCCCATAATGGACCGCAGTTGCATCCATCCTATCTGGATGACTTTATTGGGCTTTCAGAAGCCATTTTGGAAGATCGAGCTAATATAATGCCAGATCTGGCCGGATTTGGTTTTCCACCTTCTGTACCGGATGGTGTGTTTGGAAAGCATGGTGTTTTAGAGCGTGCACAATATAAAAAGGCATCTTTCATTTATGAAAAATCCAAATAG
- a CDS encoding LacI family DNA-binding transcriptional regulator, giving the protein MATIKDIAKHAGVSPSTVSIVLNGQADVRKISAKTQKKVWAAIRALEYQPNIPARRLRGDSQSKTLVIAVFWASDFRAHMVLRFLRGLQDEILQSNRECEIIIHPYKNNELCNITSLRSMNMYNAAIICNASSKDLEYLESCNFNIPIILYNRHSQKYCTVNVDDVKLGSIPAQVFASRGHRKAAIITSQPVFSGMEVRIESFISTATKHNLEIVDVIYEDNSMPGGFSAAKRLLDLEVKPDCLFCASDAMAIGALRCVHKSGIIIPDDLELISIGNGDMDLEEYATTSLSVVHLPMEKMAETCLRLVFDVLNHRIEPPHSIELPVHYIARESCGEMNIDEG; this is encoded by the coding sequence TTGGCTACTATAAAGGATATTGCTAAGCATGCGGGAGTGTCTCCAAGTACTGTGTCCATTGTACTTAACGGGCAAGCTGATGTAAGAAAAATATCAGCAAAAACTCAAAAGAAAGTATGGGCTGCCATAAGGGCTCTTGAGTACCAACCCAACATACCAGCACGGCGTTTGCGTGGAGATTCCCAGTCTAAAACCTTGGTTATTGCTGTTTTCTGGGCTTCGGATTTCAGAGCTCATATGGTATTGCGCTTTCTACGAGGCTTACAGGATGAAATTTTGCAATCAAATCGTGAATGTGAAATCATTATTCATCCATATAAAAACAATGAATTATGCAACATTACATCTTTGCGATCAATGAATATGTATAATGCTGCTATTATTTGCAATGCTTCTTCAAAAGATCTGGAATATTTAGAAAGCTGTAACTTTAACATACCCATTATCCTTTATAATCGGCACTCCCAAAAATACTGCACTGTGAATGTGGATGACGTCAAACTAGGCAGTATACCAGCTCAGGTGTTTGCGTCCCGAGGCCATCGAAAAGCGGCCATTATTACCTCTCAACCCGTTTTTTCAGGTATGGAGGTGCGTATTGAAAGTTTTATATCTACTGCTACCAAACATAATTTAGAAATTGTAGACGTCATTTATGAAGATAATTCTATGCCGGGAGGATTTTCAGCAGCAAAACGGTTGCTTGATCTTGAAGTTAAACCCGATTGTCTGTTTTGTGCTTCAGATGCTATGGCCATTGGAGCATTGCGCTGCGTACATAAATCAGGTATCATTATTCCTGACGATCTGGAATTGATTAGTATAGGAAATGGCGACATGGATCTTGAGGAATATGCTACTACATCTCTCTCAGTAGTTCACCTGCCTATGGAGAAGATGGCCGAAACCTGTCTTAGATTAGTCTTTGATGTACTTAACCATAGAATAGAACCTCCTCACTCCATTGAGCTACCTGTTCACTACATAGCGCGGGAAAGCTGCGGCGAAATGAATATTGACGAAGGATAA
- a CDS encoding sodium ion-translocating decarboxylase subunit beta, translating to MINFNKVIKLLTVICALVAVISVFLTYILPLYLSHKFINDVTNSVSVGIIGGADGPTAVYLAERTSSPWFTIVFAVLAILGVIYLLLAKNPENRRRA from the coding sequence ATGATCAATTTTAACAAGGTAATTAAGCTATTGACTGTTATATGCGCTTTGGTAGCGGTTATCAGCGTTTTTCTTACTTATATATTGCCATTATATCTGTCTCACAAATTTATTAATGATGTGACCAATTCGGTTTCAGTGGGAATTATAGGTGGCGCAGATGGACCAACGGCAGTTTACTTGGCAGAAAGAACCTCTTCTCCTTGGTTTACGATTGTTTTTGCAGTGTTAGCGATTTTGGGAGTTATATATTTGCTTTTGGCTAAAAATCCGGAAAATAGGCGTAGAGCTTAA
- a CDS encoding FAD-binding protein → MYDIVIVGAGPAGSNLARLIGSKYKVLLIDKRDLENENPQNHAIKCCGGLLAPDAQKMIAKLGLGIPKDILVNPQLFAVRTIDLTNNLERLYQRFYYNMDREKFDKWMVSIIPTSVDKKFNSFFRSFTEIPGGYEVRYSHNGREMSAKTRIIVGADGALSKIRRNLDKGISTPKQYIAIQEWFECSNTVPYFTAIFDEEISDFYSWIIPKEKYLLLGSALSPKDGPWERYNRLKAKLAKLGFNFDSKVKTEGAHIYRPKRLSQFYTGRDCIALVGEDAGAISPSSAEGISYALKSSLYLAQSLEVGIDGFLERYEQKVKGIKLNLLIKNMKSPAMYNPFLRYLAMKSGLQSIR, encoded by the coding sequence ATGTATGATATTGTCATTGTGGGTGCAGGCCCGGCGGGGTCCAACCTGGCACGTTTAATAGGAAGCAAGTATAAGGTTTTATTGATTGATAAACGCGATCTGGAAAATGAAAATCCCCAAAACCATGCAATCAAATGCTGCGGGGGACTATTGGCCCCGGATGCTCAGAAAATGATTGCGAAGCTGGGCTTAGGCATACCAAAGGATATTTTGGTCAACCCGCAGCTTTTTGCTGTGAGAACTATTGATTTAACCAACAACCTGGAAAGGCTGTACCAGAGATTCTATTACAATATGGATAGGGAAAAATTTGATAAATGGATGGTTTCCATTATTCCCACCAGTGTTGACAAAAAGTTTAACTCCTTTTTTAGAAGCTTTACTGAAATACCGGGAGGATATGAAGTAAGATATTCGCATAACGGACGAGAGATGTCTGCAAAGACAAGGATTATTGTAGGTGCTGATGGGGCTCTCTCAAAGATAAGAAGGAATTTGGACAAAGGCATAAGCACTCCTAAACAATACATTGCAATTCAGGAATGGTTTGAATGCTCAAATACCGTACCTTATTTCACAGCGATTTTTGATGAGGAAATAAGCGATTTCTACTCCTGGATCATACCCAAGGAGAAATATCTCTTATTAGGGTCTGCCCTTAGCCCCAAAGACGGCCCTTGGGAAAGGTATAACAGGTTGAAAGCAAAGCTGGCAAAGTTAGGCTTTAATTTTGATAGCAAAGTAAAAACAGAAGGAGCACATATCTATAGGCCAAAGAGATTATCACAGTTTTATACCGGAAGGGATTGTATAGCTCTAGTGGGAGAGGATGCAGGCGCAATCAGTCCCAGCTCTGCGGAAGGAATCAGCTACGCATTGAAAAGCTCCTTATACTTGGCTCAAAGCCTTGAGGTGGGCATAGATGGATTTTTGGAAAGGTATGAGCAGAAAGTAAAGGGTATTAAATTAAATTTACTTATTAAAAACATGAAATCCCCTGCTATGTATAATCCGTTTCTTAGGTATTTAGCTATGAAATCCGGTCTGCAAAGCATTAGGTAG
- a CDS encoding helix-turn-helix domain-containing protein → MAIIINLDVMLAKRKMSLTELTEKVGITMANLSILKNGKAKAIRFSTLDSICKALDCQPGDILEYRSETNLKDEI, encoded by the coding sequence ATGGCGATTATAATCAATCTCGACGTAATGCTGGCTAAAAGAAAAATGAGCTTAACGGAGCTTACAGAGAAAGTGGGAATAACTATGGCCAACCTTTCCATACTTAAAAATGGAAAGGCAAAAGCCATCCGGTTTTCAACCTTGGATTCGATATGCAAAGCTCTGGATTGTCAACCTGGAGATATTCTGGAATATAGAAGTGAAACCAACTTAAAGGATGAGATATAA
- a CDS encoding DUF2975 domain-containing protein, translating to MKHGTTLFLKVAVIFIGLPVLALCIFGLHKLAVNPVNPHYAHILYPIIIGIYLSALPFFFALYQAFKLLNYIDMGNAFSELSVEALKKIKYCAAIISALYVLMLPFVYLLAKKDDAPGLIIIAMIPVFTSLVIAVFAAVLQMLLKEAIEIKSENDLTV from the coding sequence ATGAAACATGGAACAACCCTGTTTTTGAAGGTAGCCGTTATTTTTATTGGACTTCCTGTTCTTGCCTTATGCATATTTGGATTGCATAAGTTGGCTGTTAACCCGGTAAATCCACATTATGCCCATATTCTGTATCCGATTATAATAGGTATTTATTTGTCTGCACTGCCATTTTTCTTTGCACTGTACCAGGCTTTCAAGCTATTAAACTACATTGACATGGGTAATGCTTTCTCGGAATTATCTGTAGAAGCTTTAAAGAAAATTAAATATTGTGCAGCCATAATCAGCGCCTTGTATGTGTTAATGCTGCCCTTCGTTTATCTTTTAGCGAAGAAAGACGATGCTCCGGGCTTAATAATAATCGCAATGATCCCCGTATTTACTTCACTTGTGATTGCCGTCTTTGCTGCTGTTCTTCAAATGCTTCTTAAAGAAGCCATAGAAATAAAATCAGAAAATGATTTGACGGTATGA
- a CDS encoding IS256 family transposase — MAQFNITITEELLHGLFLSNGKEEAFSKLLEEIFNQILLAQSTEQIGAEPYERTEERTAYRNGFRDRQITTRVGTLTLRVPRHRNGQFTTELFARYQRSEQALMLAMMEMVINGVSTRKVELITEELCGRKFSKSTISELCKNLDPMIEAFRTRPLQSQYPFLMVDAIYVKVRENGRIQSRGMLIAIGVNEDGYREIIGFQLANSESESSWGEFFSSLKDRGLKNVRLVTSDDHKGLVNAVRKHFQGASWQRCQTHFSRNMLDHTPKALQAEMKEELHQLYEAVDLESARKIRDHIIQIYEVKAPKATALLDEAFDDITAVLALPLKYRKRLRTTNGVERLNEEIRRRERVIRIFPNAASVIRLMGALLIEQDEKWQTGRKYFDMQLYYQVQNKESKSGTAA, encoded by the coding sequence ATGGCTCAGTTTAATATTACTATAACCGAGGAACTTTTGCACGGATTATTTTTATCAAATGGTAAGGAAGAAGCATTTTCCAAATTATTGGAGGAAATCTTCAACCAGATCCTTTTGGCTCAATCTACAGAGCAAATAGGTGCGGAACCCTATGAGCGCACCGAAGAAAGAACCGCATACCGCAATGGATTTCGGGATAGGCAAATAACAACTCGAGTTGGTACGCTCACATTGCGGGTTCCCAGGCATCGCAATGGGCAGTTCACTACAGAGCTTTTTGCTCGGTATCAGCGTAGTGAACAGGCATTAATGCTTGCTATGATGGAGATGGTCATCAATGGTGTTTCTACTCGAAAGGTTGAATTAATAACAGAGGAGCTATGTGGTAGAAAGTTTTCAAAATCGACCATCTCAGAACTTTGCAAGAACCTGGATCCGATGATAGAAGCATTCCGCACAAGACCGTTGCAAAGCCAATATCCCTTTCTCATGGTGGATGCCATCTATGTTAAGGTGCGGGAAAATGGACGTATACAATCGAGAGGCATGCTGATTGCCATTGGCGTTAACGAAGATGGCTATCGTGAAATCATCGGGTTTCAGCTAGCAAATAGCGAATCAGAAAGCAGTTGGGGTGAGTTCTTTTCTTCTCTCAAAGATCGTGGGTTAAAGAACGTGCGCCTGGTTACCTCTGATGACCATAAAGGGTTGGTCAATGCAGTTAGAAAACATTTTCAAGGCGCTAGTTGGCAGCGTTGTCAAACCCACTTTTCCAGGAACATGCTGGATCATACGCCTAAAGCATTGCAGGCTGAAATGAAGGAAGAACTGCATCAGCTTTATGAGGCTGTTGACCTTGAGAGTGCTCGTAAAATCAGAGACCATATTATTCAAATATATGAAGTCAAAGCACCAAAAGCCACAGCTCTCCTGGACGAGGCGTTTGATGATATTACTGCTGTTCTTGCACTACCCTTGAAGTATCGTAAGAGGCTTCGTACTACAAACGGTGTGGAAAGACTGAATGAAGAAATTCGTCGCCGAGAACGGGTCATTCGAATCTTTCCCAATGCTGCATCCGTTATCCGGCTCATGGGGGCCTTATTAATAGAGCAGGATGAGAAATGGCAGACCGGTCGCAAATACTTTGATATGCAGCTATATTATCAAGTGCAGAATAAGGAATCCAAGTCTGGCACTGCTGCATAG